One window of Mauremys reevesii isolate NIE-2019 linkage group 4, ASM1616193v1, whole genome shotgun sequence genomic DNA carries:
- the BTBD18 gene encoding BTB/POZ domain-containing protein 18 isoform X2 — protein sequence MECLERQMPSKGCKVVLELRGLKIGTLRKLVDFLYTSEMEVSREEARDILAAARQFQVAELESLQLEGGKLVKQVLGRRLNRKCLQPPSLAPISARVVPQACPPAPTTPQTFHPLVAGKQLTAKPPGDGGVCASSTTCQAESAKYRAAVVPQNGGAQPGMQGAVTPVQPVETGNVSTKSRSLGSHRSLSVGRTLGEAEGSQGERSAEQAFPSEGCATDCSPQPRKIKLSRLKLPPPHNAGATKAPPTAAPSKTPTSIRRLWQQKTPGWDEAGGLEQGGPSCPAGSLPVPPKTSNRKRSSSASASGSDTTPEEGHVGSVKLRKVVNGSCWEVVQEPPAREPQGAPVTMGETGTSRVASPPSARPHNFTRRPELPETRAASSTELLAGRLEAAPLPEQVTVEQGPSAGRGGCRDPYELDMAALEPLSENEEFGDSAPLEQMLDLLLSGSGVEGLGTAGPGGTAGCAPSMGPSRGPNTTPVGAEAAGEEWHPPEVQLWPEWDDPGKGPLPGWEVGGGHSALSTADGDPLGQPVGGHLAPRRALSSGGHPSSWSPVPLAPASPQTPQHPQLAAGSREVQSAHVPAEDSTGKGQGLCTTQAAGMETRPQFQAPWGLPRSSPKHGPLDHQPPDSPEGDEIDIMAGAEEALVPAGITCVRPDPSSESDEEVDILN from the coding sequence ATGGAGTGCCTGGAGAGGCAGATGCCCTCCAAGGGGTGCAAAGTGGTGCTGGAGCTGCGGGGTCTGAAGATCGGGACGCTGCGGAAGCTGGTGGATTTCCTATACACCTCGGAGATGGAAGTGTCCCGGGAGGAGGCCCGGGATATCCTGGCTGCCGCCCGGCAGTTCCAAGTGGCAGAACTGGAGTCACTGCAGCTGGAGGGCGGGAAGCTGGTGAAACAGGTGCTGGGTCGGCGCTTGAACCGGAAGTGCCTGCAGCCGCCCAGCCTGGCTCCTATCTCTGCTAGGGTCGTGCCGCAGGCCTGTCCGCCAGCTCCCACCACCCCACAGACATTCCACCCCCTGGTGGCAGGCAAGCAACTTACGGCAAAGCCCCCAGGTGATGGTGGGGTTTGTGCCAGCAGCACCACCTGTCAGGCGGAGAGCGCCAAGTATCGGGCGGCTGTAGTACCTCAGAACGGGGGAGCCCAGCCGGGGATGCAGGGGGCAGTGACTCCTGTGCAGCCCGTGGAGACTGGGAACGTGAGCACCAAGAGCCGCTCCTTGGGCTCACACAGGAGCCTCAGTGTGGGGCGCACACTGGGCGAGGCTGAAGGGTCACAGGGCGAGAGGAGCGCTGAGCAGGCCTTTCCCAGCGAGGGTTGCGCCACAGACTGCTCACCACAGCCAAGGAAGATCAAGCTCAGCCGCCTgaaactgccccctccccacaacgCCGGTGCCACGAAGGCGCCCCCCACTGCAGCACCTAGCAAGACCCCCACGTCCATCCGGCGCCTCTGGCAGCAGAAGACCCCAGGCTGGGATGAAGCAGGTGGGCTAGAGCAGGGCGGCCCCTCTTGCCCTGCTGGGAGCCTTCCTGTGCCTCCAAAGACCAGCAACAGGAAGCGAAGCTCCAGTGCATCGGCTTCTGGCTCAGACACTACCCCAGAGGAGGGGCATGTGGGTAGCGTGAAGCTCAGGAAGGTCGTCAACGGGAGTTGCTGGGAGGTGGTACAAGAGccaccagccagggagccccaAGGAGCCCCAGTGACCATGGGAGAGACAGGCACCTCCCGTGTGGCTTCCCCGCCCAGCGCCAGACCGCACAACTTTACGCGCAGGCCAGAGCTGCCAGAGACGCGGGCAGCCAGCTCCACTGAGCTGCTGGCTGGAAGGCTGGAGGCTGCGCCGCTTCCTGAGCAGGTGACGGTAGAACAGGGGCcctcagctgggagaggaggctgcagggaccCTTACGAGCTGGACATGGCGGCATTGGAGCCcttgagtgagaatgaggagtttggggacTCAGCACCGCTGGAGCAGATGCTGGACCTGCTGCTATCAGGCAGTGGCGTGGAGGGCCTGGGCACTGCTGGGCCAGGAGGGACGGCAGGCTGTGCCCCTTCCATGGGCCCCTCACGTGGGCCAAATACGACACCCGTGGGTGCTGAGGCAGCAGGTGAGGAGTGGCATCCCCCAGAGGTGCAGCTGTGGCCAGAGTGGGATGACCCagggaagggccccctgccaggatgggaggtggggggtggtcacTCCGCCCTTAGCACTGCAGATGGGGatcccctggggcagcctgtgggTGGCCATCTTGCACCCAGGAGGGCTCTCTCCAGTGGTGGTCACCCCTCCTCATGGAGCCCAGTGCCCCTGGCACCCGCCAGCCCCCAGACTCCTCAGCACCCGCAGCTggcagcaggcagcagggaggttCAGTCGGCTCATGTTCCTGCGGAAGACAGTACGGGGAAAGGGCAGGGACTCTGCACCACCCAGGCTGCTGGGATGGAGACAAGGCCCCAGTTTCAGGCACCCTGGGGGCTGCCCCGAAGCAGCCCAAAGCATGGCCCTTTGGACCATCAGCCCCCGGACAGTCCGGAGGGCGATGAGATTGACATCATGGCTGGCGCTGAGGAGGCTCTGGTACCTGCTGGCATCACCTGCGTCAGGCCTGACCCCTCCTCGGAGTCTGATGAAGAGGTGGACATTCTGAACTAG
- the BTBD18 gene encoding BTB/POZ domain-containing protein 18 isoform X1, protein MCSPVAGSKILYRNSRLLRMAFLQLHRQQRADVFCDVILQAEGEAVPAHCCILSACSPFFMECLERQMPSKGCKVVLELRGLKIGTLRKLVDFLYTSEMEVSREEARDILAAARQFQVAELESLQLEGGKLVKQVLGRRLNRKCLQPPSLAPISARVVPQACPPAPTTPQTFHPLVAGKQLTAKPPGDGGVCASSTTCQAESAKYRAAVVPQNGGAQPGMQGAVTPVQPVETGNVSTKSRSLGSHRSLSVGRTLGEAEGSQGERSAEQAFPSEGCATDCSPQPRKIKLSRLKLPPPHNAGATKAPPTAAPSKTPTSIRRLWQQKTPGWDEAGGLEQGGPSCPAGSLPVPPKTSNRKRSSSASASGSDTTPEEGHVGSVKLRKVVNGSCWEVVQEPPAREPQGAPVTMGETGTSRVASPPSARPHNFTRRPELPETRAASSTELLAGRLEAAPLPEQVTVEQGPSAGRGGCRDPYELDMAALEPLSENEEFGDSAPLEQMLDLLLSGSGVEGLGTAGPGGTAGCAPSMGPSRGPNTTPVGAEAAGEEWHPPEVQLWPEWDDPGKGPLPGWEVGGGHSALSTADGDPLGQPVGGHLAPRRALSSGGHPSSWSPVPLAPASPQTPQHPQLAAGSREVQSAHVPAEDSTGKGQGLCTTQAAGMETRPQFQAPWGLPRSSPKHGPLDHQPPDSPEGDEIDIMAGAEEALVPAGITCVRPDPSSESDEEVDILN, encoded by the coding sequence GAGAGGCTGTACCGGCTCACTGCTGCATTCTCTCCGCCTGCAGTCCCTTCTTCATGGAGTGCCTGGAGAGGCAGATGCCCTCCAAGGGGTGCAAAGTGGTGCTGGAGCTGCGGGGTCTGAAGATCGGGACGCTGCGGAAGCTGGTGGATTTCCTATACACCTCGGAGATGGAAGTGTCCCGGGAGGAGGCCCGGGATATCCTGGCTGCCGCCCGGCAGTTCCAAGTGGCAGAACTGGAGTCACTGCAGCTGGAGGGCGGGAAGCTGGTGAAACAGGTGCTGGGTCGGCGCTTGAACCGGAAGTGCCTGCAGCCGCCCAGCCTGGCTCCTATCTCTGCTAGGGTCGTGCCGCAGGCCTGTCCGCCAGCTCCCACCACCCCACAGACATTCCACCCCCTGGTGGCAGGCAAGCAACTTACGGCAAAGCCCCCAGGTGATGGTGGGGTTTGTGCCAGCAGCACCACCTGTCAGGCGGAGAGCGCCAAGTATCGGGCGGCTGTAGTACCTCAGAACGGGGGAGCCCAGCCGGGGATGCAGGGGGCAGTGACTCCTGTGCAGCCCGTGGAGACTGGGAACGTGAGCACCAAGAGCCGCTCCTTGGGCTCACACAGGAGCCTCAGTGTGGGGCGCACACTGGGCGAGGCTGAAGGGTCACAGGGCGAGAGGAGCGCTGAGCAGGCCTTTCCCAGCGAGGGTTGCGCCACAGACTGCTCACCACAGCCAAGGAAGATCAAGCTCAGCCGCCTgaaactgccccctccccacaacgCCGGTGCCACGAAGGCGCCCCCCACTGCAGCACCTAGCAAGACCCCCACGTCCATCCGGCGCCTCTGGCAGCAGAAGACCCCAGGCTGGGATGAAGCAGGTGGGCTAGAGCAGGGCGGCCCCTCTTGCCCTGCTGGGAGCCTTCCTGTGCCTCCAAAGACCAGCAACAGGAAGCGAAGCTCCAGTGCATCGGCTTCTGGCTCAGACACTACCCCAGAGGAGGGGCATGTGGGTAGCGTGAAGCTCAGGAAGGTCGTCAACGGGAGTTGCTGGGAGGTGGTACAAGAGccaccagccagggagccccaAGGAGCCCCAGTGACCATGGGAGAGACAGGCACCTCCCGTGTGGCTTCCCCGCCCAGCGCCAGACCGCACAACTTTACGCGCAGGCCAGAGCTGCCAGAGACGCGGGCAGCCAGCTCCACTGAGCTGCTGGCTGGAAGGCTGGAGGCTGCGCCGCTTCCTGAGCAGGTGACGGTAGAACAGGGGCcctcagctgggagaggaggctgcagggaccCTTACGAGCTGGACATGGCGGCATTGGAGCCcttgagtgagaatgaggagtttggggacTCAGCACCGCTGGAGCAGATGCTGGACCTGCTGCTATCAGGCAGTGGCGTGGAGGGCCTGGGCACTGCTGGGCCAGGAGGGACGGCAGGCTGTGCCCCTTCCATGGGCCCCTCACGTGGGCCAAATACGACACCCGTGGGTGCTGAGGCAGCAGGTGAGGAGTGGCATCCCCCAGAGGTGCAGCTGTGGCCAGAGTGGGATGACCCagggaagggccccctgccaggatgggaggtggggggtggtcacTCCGCCCTTAGCACTGCAGATGGGGatcccctggggcagcctgtgggTGGCCATCTTGCACCCAGGAGGGCTCTCTCCAGTGGTGGTCACCCCTCCTCATGGAGCCCAGTGCCCCTGGCACCCGCCAGCCCCCAGACTCCTCAGCACCCGCAGCTggcagcaggcagcagggaggttCAGTCGGCTCATGTTCCTGCGGAAGACAGTACGGGGAAAGGGCAGGGACTCTGCACCACCCAGGCTGCTGGGATGGAGACAAGGCCCCAGTTTCAGGCACCCTGGGGGCTGCCCCGAAGCAGCCCAAAGCATGGCCCTTTGGACCATCAGCCCCCGGACAGTCCGGAGGGCGATGAGATTGACATCATGGCTGGCGCTGAGGAGGCTCTGGTACCTGCTGGCATCACCTGCGTCAGGCCTGACCCCTCCTCGGAGTCTGATGAAGAGGTGGACATTCTGAACTAG